Genomic window (Planococcus sp. MSAK28401):
GCTTATTTTCTGGGTTGGACTCAGTCTGGCTGAACATATATTGCCTACTGATTTATCTTCTAGTTTGACGTGGGGGCTTCGTATCAGCGCTGGAATTTTACTAGCTGTCTTACTTGCCCCGCTTAGCAAAAAGGGTTATGGACTATTGACCAACTGGCAGTATAAATTGTTGCTACGTAAGGAAAAACATACAATCTGGCCAAAGGATGTTACGGTGACTTTGGATCAAGAATACTTGAGAGTACAGACACTGCAGAATGGATTGAAAACAAATACTGAAATTCAGTGGGGAAAGATCCAAAAAGTAAGTGAAGACCATCGCCATTTGTACTTATACTATGACGAACTAAATGTAATGATTGTGCCGAAGAGCAACTACAAGGCGAGT
Coding sequences:
- a CDS encoding YcxB family protein, with translation MKLHYQLTYSDFLALQRDSIKHLNYHRKRALVTFCILELLIFWVGLSLAEHILPTDLSSSLTWGLRISAGILLAVLLAPLSKKGYGLLTNWQYKLLLRKEKHTIWPKDVTVTLDQEYLRVQTLQNGLKTNTEIQWGKIQKVSEDHRHLYLYYDELNVMIVPKSNYKASNEEKANIEKLLSHKLGHLRI